Proteins encoded within one genomic window of Bacillus sp. 1NLA3E:
- the sdhB gene encoding succinate dehydrogenase iron-sulfur subunit: MSEQKTVRFVITRQDGPNSAPYQEEFVIPYRPNMNVISSLMEIRRNPTNVKGEKTTPIAWDMNCLEEVCGACSMVINGKPRQSCTALIDQLEQPVRLEPMRTFPIVRDLQVDRSRMFDSLKKVKAWIPIDGTYDLGPGPRMPEKKRQWAYELSKCMTCGVCLEACPNVNSKSNFIGPAPLSQVRLFNAHPTGEMNRSERLDAIMGEGGLTNCGNSQNCVQSCPKGIPLTTSIASLNRETTFASFRNFFGSDQI, from the coding sequence ATGTCTGAACAGAAAACAGTTCGTTTTGTTATCACTCGACAAGATGGTCCTAATTCTGCCCCCTATCAGGAAGAATTTGTCATTCCTTATCGTCCGAATATGAACGTAATTTCCTCGTTAATGGAAATTCGTCGTAATCCGACAAATGTAAAAGGAGAAAAAACAACTCCGATTGCATGGGACATGAACTGTTTAGAAGAAGTTTGTGGTGCGTGTTCAATGGTGATTAATGGTAAACCACGCCAATCATGTACAGCGCTAATCGATCAACTGGAACAACCAGTTCGATTAGAGCCAATGCGCACATTCCCAATCGTTCGTGACTTACAGGTAGATCGTAGTCGGATGTTTGATTCCTTGAAAAAGGTTAAGGCATGGATTCCGATTGATGGAACGTATGATTTAGGACCAGGACCACGTATGCCTGAAAAGAAACGTCAATGGGCTTATGAGTTATCTAAATGTATGACTTGTGGTGTATGTTTAGAAGCGTGTCCAAATGTGAATAGTAAGTCAAACTTTATCGGTCCAGCACCGTTATCACAGGTTCGTTTATTTAATGCTCATCCAACAGGTGAAATGAATCGGTCTGAACGTTTAGATGCCATCATGGGTGAAGGTGGATTAACGAATTGCGGTAATTCGCAAAACTGCGTTCAATCCTGCCCGAAGGGTATTCCATTAACTACTTCAATTGCATCATTGAATCGTGAAACAACGTTCGCATCATTCCGTAATTTCTTTGGAAGCGACCAAATTTAA
- the gerE gene encoding spore germination transcription factor GerE has product MKEKEYTHKPLLTKREREVFELLVQDKTTKEIAGELFISEKTVRNHISNAMQKLGVKGRSQAVVELLRMGELEL; this is encoded by the coding sequence TTGAAAGAGAAAGAATATACTCACAAGCCATTACTCACCAAACGAGAAAGAGAAGTATTCGAACTGTTAGTCCAAGATAAAACAACAAAAGAAATTGCTGGTGAATTATTCATAAGCGAAAAGACAGTTCGAAATCATATTTCGAATGCCATGCAAAAGCTTGGCGTAAAGGGGCGCTCGCAAGCTGTTGTAGAGCTCCTTCGTATGGGAGAGCTAGAACTTTAA